The DNA sequence CGGCGAGAACCGGCTGGACCTTGTCGAAACTGGTCACCCAGCTCATCTTGACGATGCTTTCCTCGATGTACGGCGCCGGCGGCCACTCGGCGTGTTCCTTGACCCGCTGCGACATGCCGCCATTTTCCGTTGGCCAGGGTTGCCCCTGAAACCAGTGGCGCATCAGCGCGGCGGAAACCGGCCAATCGATGGCATCCATGGCTGCCGGAATGTCGGTGATCTTGAATAGCCTGGCCTGAACGGGAGTGCCTTGCCTATTACTCGCAGGGCTCAGGTTCGATTGTGCGACGACTGGCTCCGTGCTCGACATGCTGCGCCCTCAGCCAATGTAGATTTCGGTTTGTGGCGCGAACTCGACGGACACGGTCTCGGCCGTATAGGCCGCGGCACGTTTGGTCTTGCCGTGCTCATCAGTGACCCCTTCGATGACTTTGCCGGAGGCCGTCTTTAGCTTGTAAGGGCGGTTGGCCAAAGGCAGGCCGGTATCGCTATCGCTGAGCACGAAATGCTCGTCCAGCTGGTTAGGCATCGGCGCTGGCGCGGTGAAGGGCGCCGGGCTCACTGACGAGCCGACCAGAATGTTGCCGGAGCCCGTCACGATACTGCCTCCGTGCGTGGTGGGGCTGCCGAGGAATGCAACCGGTTTGCCGTTGACCAAAATCGTGGCTTCGCCTGCTGATATCGCGCCGCCACAGCTACTGGCGTCACCGACTCGGGCAGCAGGTAGGTTGTTGAAAAAGACGTCCGGCGAACCAACGGCTATCGGGTTGGAACCGTGGCCGGGGATAGGGCAGGAGTGGGTGTCAGATAAGCGAGCAGCGGGTTTGGCCATACGAGTTCCCTTCGTAATCTGCGGGTGGCGGGTCAAGACCCTAACAAGCCTGGCGGAGCTCATCGACCTCGCCATCTCAAGGAAACCGACTTGTTAACGTTTTCGCCAGCTGATGGCACCGCCGAGGACGCGTTGCGTCTCTACCGAGAACCAACGGGAAGGGGACGGATTTATCTATCCGTTCTCTTCGCTTTGCTGGTCGCTTCAATCAAATCCAAACATCATTCACAGCGGTCCGCTCGTTGGTTTCATCGCCGGTATTCAAAACGCCCCTGGGCTCAATCAGCAGTAGCTTCGTCTCCCGCGCCGCGCTGGGTTTGTGCTCGATCCCTTTCTTCACCACATACATCTCGCCGGCGCTCACGGTGACGCCGCCGTCTCTGAAATGAATCACCAACTGGCCCTCCAGCACGATGAAGGTTTCGTCCGTATCGGCATGGGTGTGCCAGACGAACTCGCCCTCGAGCCGGACGATCTTGAACTGGTAGTCGTTCATCTCGGCCACGACCTTCGGTGCCCACTGCTCATGGAACAGTGTGTATTTCTGGGCGAAGTTGATGGCGGTATAGCTAGTGCGCGTCGTCTCTTGGGAATTCATGGTGTGGCTCGCTCTCGGTTGCGGTGAATGCCTGCCACGCTAGCGTCGCCCCTGACGTTCGTCTTGCATGATCGTGCAAGGTCCGCCTGTAACGGCTACCGGCGCCCGAGCATTTTCAGCCAGCGTGCCGGCGATATGCCGTAGGTTTGCGTGTACAGGCGGGTCATGTGGCTTTGATCGAAAAAACCGCTCTCCAACGCCGCATCGGTCAGCGACCGGCCCGCCACCAGCCGGTTGCGCACCGCCGCCAGGCGCCGTTGGGTGATGTAGCGATACGGGCTGGTGCCGTACAGCCCACGGAAATCCCGCGACAGGCTCCAGCGGTCGCGATCGCTTGCCAGTACCAGATCATCTAGCGTGATGGCATTGCCAAGGGCGTCATGAATGAACGTGCGTGCCCGTTCCGCCGCTGCGTAATCGACCGCCTTACGGCCACAACGCTTGCCAGCGGCGAACCTCAGCGCCTGCGCCAGATCGTAAATCGCATCATCTTCCTCCAGCGGATCGAGTGCGCTTTCCATGCTGTACAGCAAACGACTGGTTGCCGAAAACAGCCGAGCATCCTGCGACAGCCCGCCTGGTATGAAAGGCAACGGCTCGCCGCCCAGCACTTCTTGAATCAAGGACGGTTCGATGTAGAGCATTCGGTAATGGAAGCCGGCCTGGGTGCCCGCCTCGCCGTCATGGATCTCGTCTGGGTGCAGCACTATCGTGCCGCCCGGCAGGCTATGCCGTTTCGATTGCCGGTAATGAAAGCTCTGTACACCCGAAAGCGTACGTCCGATGGCATAGGTGTCGTGCCGATGGGGCGTATAGCCGTGCCCACGAAAGTAGGCTTCGATGCGCTCCATCTTCGTCGACGGGGTCGCTCGCGCAAGCCAGTCGCGGTCAGTGCTGATTCTGTTCATCGGTGACGCCATCCGAGTGCCGAGGGTGGAATATACCCATCGAGGCGGAAGAGGGTCTCGCACCCCTTTGCTTTCGCCAACCGCAACCGCGCTAAGCCCGAATAGCCCGAAACCGAACAGTCGATTCGTCGGCTGCGAAAGGAATACCGGAACCATCCCCACTCTACCTGCCTCTGCTGAAAAGCTGGGTCACGTCCTACGCAGCCAAGCGCTGCTAGCGAACGACGTTCCGGCTTAATCCGTATAAAAAGAGGTGACCAACATGAACGACGACGAACAACGTATTCGTGACAGGGCATACGAAATCTGGGAAGCCAAAGGCCGGCCTGAAGGCCAGGAAGGCGAGCACTGGAAGCAGGCGCGCGATGAGATGGAGCCCTTTTACAAAGAAGGTGATGCCACGGCTGGCAGCGTAGAAAGCAGCGTTGCGATTCCGATGCCGAAACCCTCGAAGGAGTGAGGTTTCCGCTGCCGAACGCCAGCATCGGCCGATAAAAGCAGCCGTCGACCCGCTCGGGCCGATGGCTGCCTCAGCGAACACAAACCCTATACCGTGCCTCGCGAGGGGTTGGCGCTGCGGTCGGCGCGCACTACCGTATTACGACGAGCCGCCCGTAAAGCGCGGCTGCTTTGCTTTTGGAGGAACACGAACTGATGTCTGTGCAAACCATGCGTCATGTAGATCATCGTCCGGGCGGCGATGCGGATTGCCTTCGGTTGGTCGAAGGATCGATCCCCGAGCCGGGTCCGCACGATGTGCTGATTCGGGTGGCCTACGCCGGCATCAATCGACCGGACGTATTTCAGCGCTCCGGCAGCTACCCGCCTCCGCCGGACGCCTCGCCCCTGCTCGGTCTGGAAATCTCCGGTGAAATCGTTTCCCTCGGCGCCGAGGTGAGCGGCCGGAAACTGGGCGATAAAGTCTGCGCGCTGACGCCGGGCGGTGGCTACGCCGAATATTGCGTAGCGCCGGCCGAACACTGCTTGCCCGTGCCCGCCGGGCTTTCCCTGATTGAGGCGGCGGCGCTGCCCGAAACCTGCTTCACCGTGTGGAGCAATGTGTTCGAGCGTGGCCGTCTGCAGCCCGGCGAAACCTTTCTGGTACATGGCGGCTCCAGCGGCATCGGCCTGACCGCGATCCAGCTGGCCAAGCAATTCGGTGCCACCGTATTCACCACCGTCGGCAACAGCGAAAAGGCCGAGGCTTGCCAGCGCGCCGGAGCGGATCGGGTCATCAACTACCACGAAGAGGATTTCGTCGAAGCCGTGGCGCAAGCCACCGATGGCAAGGGTGTCGACGTCATTCTCGACATGGTGGGCGGCGACTACACACCGCGTAACCTGAAATCGCTCGCTGTGGAAGGCCGGTTGGTGCAGATCGCTTTTCTCCAGGGTAGCCGTATGGAGCTGGACACCTCGGCGATCATGCGCAAGCGCCTTACCTTCACCGGCTCGACTCTGCGCCCACGCAGCCGCGCTGAGAAGGCGGATATCGCCAAGGCTTTGCACGAGAAGGTCTGGCCGCTGCTGGACCAGGGCCTATGCCACCCCGTCATCCACGCCACCTTCCCCCTCGAAGAAGCCGCCGAAGCGCATCGGCTGATGGAAAGTAGCAAGCATATCGGCAAGATCATGCTGAAGGTCGAGCCATAACTTCTGCGTCCCGGGTCGTGACGGTCCGTCCGAAAGCTTCGCCTGAGCCGGCCGTCGTCCGGCTGCGGTTGCGCACCGCAGCCGACAGTCGGCACGGCCGCTTCAATCTGCCGCTTCCAGCCCGTTTCGGCCCGTAAACCGGGTCGTTCCGCGCGGGTGGTACGGCTTATCGCACCGCACCTCCGAATACAGCGTCTGTCTCAGTAGAGGGTGCCCTCAGCGGGGGTCGATGCTGAAGCTAATGAAGCAAGAACTGGATTTCAAGGCGATATTCGAAGCCCTGCCCGTGCTCCATTTGGTCCTGTCCGCCAACCCGGAATTCACCATCGTGGCGGTCAGCGACGCCCATCTGCTTGCCATCAACAAGCGTCGCGAAGACTGCGTCGGCTGTTCGATATTCGACGTGTTCGGCAAGAATCCGGATGAGGCGGATGAGTTCGGCAGCTGTGCATTACGCGCCTCGCTGGATCGCGTCCTGGAAACCGGGATGCCCGACCGCATGGCGATTATCAAATACGACATTCCTAGCCCCGCGTCCGAAGGCCGAGGCTACGAAGAGCGTTACTGGAGCCCGATCAACCTTCCGGTCTTCGACAAAAAGGGAAAGATGTACTGCATCGTCCACAAGACCGAGGACGTGACTGAACGGCTCCTCAGCCGAGAAGAGTCCAGGCAGCGGATGGACTATCTCGACGAGCGCTTTCGCGCCGCGCTGCTGGCCTCCGGGACCGGCACCTTCAATTGGTACCTGCCGGACGGCATCCTTCACTTCGATAGCGCCATGGAGCGAATTTTCAATCTTCCGCTGAGCGAGAAGCTCGATACCGTCGAGGCCTTTCTGCAGCACGTTCACCCTGACGATCGACAGCGGATATGCCAGGCAATGGAGCATTACGCTGACCGTCAGGACTTCTCGGTGGAGTATCGTTTGGCGCGCTCAGGCCCCGAGCAATGGCTGGCGTGCAAGGCCAAGGTGTTTCGCAATGCGCTGGGCGATCCCACCCACGTGGCCGGGGCATGTACTGACATCAGTGCGCGCTGGCATGCCGAACAGGCCCTGCGCATCAGCGAGCACCGTTTGCGGCGGCTCAACGAGAATCTGGAAGCGCGAGTAGCCGCCGAAGTGGCCGAGCGCGGCAGAACCGAAGAAGCGCTACATCAGGCGCAGAAGATGGAGGCCGTCGGTCAGCTCACCGGCGGCATCGCCCATGACTTCAACAACCTGCTCACCGGCATCATTGGCAGCCTTGACCTCATGCAGCGGCGCCACCGCCGCGGTGAGCCGCTGGATCTCGACCGCTACATCAACGCCGCGGCCAGCTCCGCCCAGCGTGCGGCGGCCCTGACGCAACGGCTGCTGGCCTTTTCCCGTCGGCAGGCACTGGATCTCAAGCCAATCGACGTAAACCAGATGGTGGCCTCGCTAGAAGACCTGCTGCACCGCACCACAGGCGAAAACATCACCATCGTCACGGCGCTGGCCCCCGATTTGCGGCCCGCCTGCATGGATAGCAATCAGCTTGAAAGCGCCCTGCTCAACCTGGTCATCAACGCGCGGGACGCCATGCCTCACGGGGGCAAGATCACCCTCACGACAAGCAGCTTTCACATGGGTAAAAAGCCTCATCCGCAAAAGCGAGTTTTGGGCGAGGGTGATTACGTCCTTCTGACCGTAACCGACACCGGTACGGGCATGACACCGGAAGTCAAAGACAGGGCATTCGAGCCCTTCTACACCACCAAACCCATTGGTCAGGGCACCGGGCTCGGGCTGTCCATGGTGTACGGCTACATCAAGCAAGCCAAAGGCTATGTTCACATCGAATCCAAGCCCGGCAGCGGTACGAGCGTCTACTTGTACCTTCCCGTCTACAAAGGCGAGACAGCATCCGTGGCGGCGGAGCCGGAGTTGGCGACCCAGGGCATGGGCGAAACCATTCTGGTCGTCGAGGACGAACCCGTGGTCCGCTCCCTCGTGATCGAAGTGCTCGACGACCTGGGCTACCAAACCCTCGAAGCCGGCGACGCCTCAGAAGCCCTGCCCATCATCGAAAGCGCCCAGCGCATCGACCTGCTGGTCAGCGATGTCGGCCTGCCCGGCATGAACGGCCGCCAACTGGCAGAAATCGCCCGCCAACACCGCCCCGACCTGAAAGTACTGTTCGCCACCGGCTACGCCGAAAGCGCCACCGCCAGCGACTTCCTCGGCCAAGACATGGCTGTGATCACCAAGCCCTTCGCCATCGACGCCCTCGCCGCCAAGGTACGGGAAATGTTGGGGGTTCAGGCAGGTTAAGGTTTGCGCCCCGCCTCCCAGCGCTCCCCGCCCTCGCCATTCGCTAAGCGAAGCCGTGATTCGGTAGCCCCATAAAATTGGTGATTAAGCCTATCGGACGCTTTACCGAGTTTCACGCCGCCGGTAACGTGGCCGAACGCATGAGGATTGCGCGCCCAATCACACTCCCGCCTCGGCTTAAGCCCAACGGCCAGCACAACGGGCGCCACGCCCACACCAAGGACAGGTACAGATGGTCCGCTTTTCCCCCGTTCGGTCGCAGTGCCAGTTCTATACGTCTGCGAACGTCGCTTCGCCGAGCTGCTGGAAAAGCTGCTGGCGGACAATTACCGTTGCTGGAGCAATGTTCCGTCTTATCGCGACCCGATTAACCGCAAAAACTGCTGGACTCAAACAGACGTACTACATGGCGTATAAAATTCCTGGCGGTCACCGATGCCTCCGCATCTCTCGCAATAGAGCCGTAAGCACAGTGATAGAGAGAATGTTATACACCACGCCCGTCCGGCTACTTATACAACAACTGGTGTCTGATCGTAGTTAGACACCACGTCACAGGAGATAGCCATGGCCAAAAAAGTTAGAACAGAAGCAGAGCTCGGCGCCGCATTGAAAAATAACGAAGACTCTATTGAAATTGAAGGAGATCTTGCAAATAAAGCACTCAAAATACGAGCCACAGGAAAAGCAGCATGGATTGTTGCCATCGGCGCAATTGGAGTCGCAACCTATAGTGCATTTGCAACCCTCGGAACAGGTGGAGCAAGCGCCCCAGTTACTGCGACCACAGCTGGTTTCACAGCAGTAGCTGCCACCACAATACTTGGTGCCACTGTAACTTACTCCGCCATTGCTACTGCAATTGCAGCAGGAGGTGTTGGGGCACTAAATAGCCTTCGGAAATACAAACAAATCTCTTATGAAAATAACCGTCTCGTGTTAAGGCGGAAGTAGCGTCTAACAACTGGTTAAATCGCTCGCTTCGCTCACTAGGACGGGCTAAAGCCCGCCCCTTAACCAAACGTTAGGCCTCCTGCGAAAATATCACTCATCACCAAAGGACAGTAGATGAACTTGCCAATCAGAGCCCAAGACACTGCAATCAGCAAGCTGGGCGATACTTATGAAAATGTCGCAGGACCTGCACTTGTCGCACTACTGACGTTAATCAACCCTGCATTTGGTGCCTCAGCTGCAGCTATCGGTGTGCTTTTGTCCTACGGCAATTCACAAAGAGCAAAAATCAAACAAGAGTATCTAGCCAGTCAAATTACAAAACAACTTGAACAACATAAAAATAGCATTCACAACCTGAATGAAAATCTGCACGAAGCTGTTGTTCTAGCGATTCAAGGTGTTCAGTCAGCAGTAAGCACAGACAAAATAAACAGATTTGCAAAAATCATATCCGGCCACATCATACACAGCAGTTCTTGGGATGAAACAGCTACAGCACTTCGAGCAATAGCAAGCCTAGAAGACATTCACATCCAGATTATTTCAGAAGCATCACTACACATTAATACTGGTAAAGGACAAGCGAAATTCTACATAGAGACCCCAAACTTTCCAAAGCCAGGAATGATTGATGGTAGATCAACAGCTCCCACACTTAACATATTGACGCTACTTACTGGAAGAAGCCACACAGAAGTTGAGATGTTTTGTATGGAGCTAATGTCTAAAGGATTGCTGCACGACAACGGTCAAGGTTCGTTTGATAAAGGCCCAGTTTATACATTAACTCCAGCCGCGTTTTGGCTTCTTCAAAAAATAGAAAGCATGGAAAGTTAATATTCATGCTTCAGCTCTTAGCTGCCTAACAACTGGTTCAAACCGTTCGCTTCGCTCACTGGGACGGGCTAAAGCCCGCCCCTTAACTTAATCGTTAGGCCCAGGAGATAGGATGCCGTTAAACCACTCATCGCAGTATGCAGAGCTCACCGACGAGCACTTCCGAGCTATCGGCAAGCTCACAGTTGAGTGGTCGAATATTGAATTTCTACTTGGAAAATTGCTTTCTCGTCTATTGGTTACCTCGGTTTTCTTGGCACGCACCTACACTGATCATATGTCCGGAGCAAGGCGTCAAGAGGCCATCAGAGAAGCGTGCGAAATACATAGATATCGGTATGGTTATAAGCTGGTAACTGAAGCGCAGATCAAACAAATCCAAGCAATAAACAATCAGATCACACCACTTAGATCAACCAGAAATAAATTCGCTCATTTCTGCTGGTCACGGAGCAATGACTAAGAGATTTTAAATTTCTCTGGTGGCATTCCCAAGGGAAACCAGCATAGAAAAAGTTTTGTTTCTTTTACAGTGACCGAACTAGCCGAGTTTCACAAAAAAGCATATGCAATTGCTGATCTACTATCAGACGTAATCCAGAAACTTCCTGAAATGAAAGAGGAAGATTTAACTAGAAAAGTCACTAAGCGTTAGCCCGTCGGTGCAGCCCGAGCCTAACAAATGGTTCAAGTCGTTCGCTTCGCTCACTCGGGGCCGGCTAAAACCGGTCCCTTAACCAAACGTTAGCCCCGGAGTAGATATGAAGCGCAACTGGGACACAATCCGCGAAATCCTCACGCGACTTGAGGACCTTCCGGATACCGATTCCATGCTCGATCTTTCGGACTTTCCCGAGGATGGCAGGTATGAGTATTCGTATCACGTAGAACTGCTGATAGAGGCCGGGATTGTTGAGGGGCAGATGTCTCGAACACTTGGTCGCGGGCCTACACACTTCTTTGCAAGACGGCTCACTTGGCCGGGGCATGAGTTTCTTGATTCCATCCGGTCTGACACCGTTTGGAACAAGACTAAGAAAACATTTGCAGCAAAGGGTATCGACATGACATTTGACCTGGTCAGGTCGGTTGCGTCGGATATCTCATTGGCGCTCATCCGTGGAGCGTCCGGGGTCTAAAAGTTCATTAAAGCCGACGCCCACTTCGCGGCTCGGCTTAATACAGACGTTATGTAACCATGAGGAATATTGCATATGCCCTGGCACCATCCCCAGCAAATAGGCTCAAGACAATACACCTGTGGTCACTGCGGAAACATAGTTGCTTCAAATAGCGGATTTTTTTCGAACTCCAGTCAAAAAATATATATTTGTACTCACTGCGATCAGCCTACTCATTTCGACGGTCGCAATAAACAGTATCCAGATGTAGCACCTGGAAATGACGTAAATCATCTACCCGAAAATCTGGGAGCACTTTATAAAGAAGCAAGAAATTGTGTAGCGGCAACTGCTTATACTGGGGCTGTTCTACTATGTCGAAAACTGCTCATGAATATTGGCGTTGAGCAAGGTGCCGAAGAGGGGAAACCCTTCATACACTACATCAATTTTTTGGCTGAACAAGGCTATATACCACCTAATGGTCGGGGCTGGGTAGATCATATTCGACAAAAAGGAAATGAGGCGACGCATGAAATCGCACTTATGACTAAAGCAGATTGTGAAGACCTAATTGCATTTTCAGAAATGCTTATGAAATTCATCTATGAATTTCCAAACAAAATCCCACCCCGGTAATGCTTACATAACAATTGGTTCAGACCGTTCGCTGCGCTGACTGAAAAAGGGGACAGATTTATTTTTCTTCGTCATTCGTAAGAGTGTGTGTGAATGACGACAGGCGAGGGCGGGCGTTTAATAAAGACTCGGCGCCCGGCGCAACCTAATCGACAGGCGGGAGCAGACTCAGCGTGTGATGTGGAAACGCCGCTGGGCTGGTGGCGTCCAACAAGTCCAAGCTCCCACCCGCCAAAGCAGACTCTGCCCCATGTTGTTCCGCCGTTTCGAAAACCTGATCGATGTCTTCAAGCCCAGCCCTGACGTCGCGCCGCCCGCCGGCATGCTGCGCTTCTACGCTCATTACCTGAAGCAGGTCTGGCCGTTGATGACCGCTGTGCTGGTGATCGGCTTTTTTGCGGCGTTGATCGAGGTGGCGCTGTTCAGCTTTCTCGGCCGGTTGATCGACATGGCCCAGGCGACCAGCGATGCGCGGACATTCTTCGCGGAACACCGCAACGAGTTGCTGTGGATGGCGTTGGTCGCGCTGATCATTCGGCCCCTCGTGTTCGGCCTGCACAACCTGCTCACCCATCAGGCGATCAACCCGGGCCTGACCAATCTGGTCCGCTGGCAAAACCACCGTTATGTGCTCAAGCAGAGCTTGAATTTCTTCCAGAACGATTTTGCCGGGCGCATCGCCCAGCGCGTGATGCAGACCGGCCCGTCGCTGCGCGATTCGGCCATGCAGGTGATCGACACGCTGTGGCACGTGGTGGTGTACGCCGGCAGCGCGCTGTACCTGTTCGCCGCGGCCGATCTGCGCCTGATCGTGCCGTTGTCGCTGTGGATCATCGGTTACAGCGCCGCGCTTTGGTACTTCGTGCCGCGCATCAAGGCGCGCTCGGCAGCCGCCTCGGCTGCGCGCTCCAAAGTCATGGGCCGGGTGGTCGACGGCTACAGCAACGTCGCCACGCTCAAGCTGTTCGCTCATTCCCGTGAGGAAGAAAGCTACGCCCGTGAGGCCATGCAGGGGCTGCTCGATAAATTCCGCCTACAGTCGCGCGTCATCACCAGCCTGGACTTCCTCATCACTTGCATGAACGGCCTGCTGATCGTCGGCACCGGCGCGCTGGCGCTGTGGCTGTGGAGCGAGGCGTTGATCAGCACCGGCGCGATTGCCTTGGCGCTGGGCCTGGTGATCCGCATCAACAACATGGCCGAATGGATCATGTGGGTGGTCAACGGCATCTTCGAAAACGTCGGCACCGTGCAGGACGGCATGCAGACTATCGTCCAGCCGCGCCAGGTGCTTGATCGTGGAGACGCCAAGCCGCTACGGGTGGAGCAGGGCGGCGTGCACTTCGACGATGTGCATTTTCATTACGGCAAGAAGGGCGGCGTGATCAGCGGTCTCAGTATCGACATCCGCCCCGGCGAGAAGATCGGCCTGGTCGGGCCGTCAGGCGCCGGCAAGTCGACCCTGGTCAATCTGCTGCTGCGCCTTTACGACCTGGAAAGCGGTCGCATCCTGATCGACAGCCAGGACATCGCCGACATTAATCAGGAAAGCCTGCGCGCCAACATTGGCATGGTCACGCAGGACACCTCGCTGCTGCACCGCTCGATCCGCGACAACCTGCGCTACGGCAAGCCCGACGCCAGCGACGAACAGCTCTGGGCGGCGGCGCGAAAAGCCCGCGCGGACGAGTTCATCGCCACGCTGGACGACGGCCAGGGCGGCCTTGGCTTCGAGGCCATGGTTGGGGAGCGGGGCGTCAAGCTGTCCGGTGGTCAGCGACAGCGCATCGCCATCGCTCGGGTGTTGCTCAAGGACGCGCCGATTCTGGTGCTCGACGAAGCCACCTCCGCGCTGGATTCGGAAGTCGAGTCCGCGATTCAGGAGAGCCTGGATACCCTCATGGATGGCAAGACGGTTATCGCCATCGCTCACCGGCTGTCGACCATCGCCCGTATGGATCGTCTGGTGGTGATCGATAACGGCCAGGTGATCGAGACCGGCACCCACGCTGAACTGATCGAGCGCGGCGGCCTCTATGCGCGCCTGTGGCAGCACCAGACGGGTGGGTTTGTTGGTGTGGATTGACTGGATAGTTGGGGATTGGACCAGCCGCGCAGCAGGTCGTTGCCCATCTTCGCGTCCTGCTGGGGCGATGAACTGACGATTGTAGGTTGGCCGGGCTAGCCCACCGATGAAAGTCACCCTGTCACGGTGGGCTGAAGCCCACCCTACGAGCCGTATGACTCGGCGCCGCAGCTGCAAGCGCCAGCTGCTCGGGCGGGCTTTTGACACTCATCT is a window from the Pseudomonas sp. MTM4 genome containing:
- a CDS encoding DUF2934 domain-containing protein, translated to MNDDEQRIRDRAYEIWEAKGRPEGQEGEHWKQARDEMEPFYKEGDATAGSVESSVAIPMPKPSKE
- a CDS encoding cupin domain-containing protein; translated protein: MNSQETTRTSYTAINFAQKYTLFHEQWAPKVVAEMNDYQFKIVRLEGEFVWHTHADTDETFIVLEGQLVIHFRDGGVTVSAGEMYVVKKGIEHKPSAARETKLLLIEPRGVLNTGDETNERTAVNDVWI
- a CDS encoding ABC transporter ATP-binding protein, encoding MLFRRFENLIDVFKPSPDVAPPAGMLRFYAHYLKQVWPLMTAVLVIGFFAALIEVALFSFLGRLIDMAQATSDARTFFAEHRNELLWMALVALIIRPLVFGLHNLLTHQAINPGLTNLVRWQNHRYVLKQSLNFFQNDFAGRIAQRVMQTGPSLRDSAMQVIDTLWHVVVYAGSALYLFAAADLRLIVPLSLWIIGYSAALWYFVPRIKARSAAASAARSKVMGRVVDGYSNVATLKLFAHSREEESYAREAMQGLLDKFRLQSRVITSLDFLITCMNGLLIVGTGALALWLWSEALISTGAIALALGLVIRINNMAEWIMWVVNGIFENVGTVQDGMQTIVQPRQVLDRGDAKPLRVEQGGVHFDDVHFHYGKKGGVISGLSIDIRPGEKIGLVGPSGAGKSTLVNLLLRLYDLESGRILIDSQDIADINQESLRANIGMVTQDTSLLHRSIRDNLRYGKPDASDEQLWAAARKARADEFIATLDDGQGGLGFEAMVGERGVKLSGGQRQRIAIARVLLKDAPILVLDEATSALDSEVESAIQESLDTLMDGKTVIAIAHRLSTIARMDRLVVIDNGQVIETGTHAELIERGGLYARLWQHQTGGFVGVD
- a CDS encoding PAAR domain-containing protein, producing MAKPAARLSDTHSCPIPGHGSNPIAVGSPDVFFNNLPAARVGDASSCGGAISAGEATILVNGKPVAFLGSPTTHGGSIVTGSGNILVGSSVSPAPFTAPAPMPNQLDEHFVLSDSDTGLPLANRPYKLKTASGKVIEGVTDEHGKTKRAAAYTAETVSVEFAPQTEIYIG
- a CDS encoding PAS domain-containing sensor histidine kinase, which codes for MKQELDFKAIFEALPVLHLVLSANPEFTIVAVSDAHLLAINKRREDCVGCSIFDVFGKNPDEADEFGSCALRASLDRVLETGMPDRMAIIKYDIPSPASEGRGYEERYWSPINLPVFDKKGKMYCIVHKTEDVTERLLSREESRQRMDYLDERFRAALLASGTGTFNWYLPDGILHFDSAMERIFNLPLSEKLDTVEAFLQHVHPDDRQRICQAMEHYADRQDFSVEYRLARSGPEQWLACKAKVFRNALGDPTHVAGACTDISARWHAEQALRISEHRLRRLNENLEARVAAEVAERGRTEEALHQAQKMEAVGQLTGGIAHDFNNLLTGIIGSLDLMQRRHRRGEPLDLDRYINAAASSAQRAAALTQRLLAFSRRQALDLKPIDVNQMVASLEDLLHRTTGENITIVTALAPDLRPACMDSNQLESALLNLVINARDAMPHGGKITLTTSSFHMGKKPHPQKRVLGEGDYVLLTVTDTGTGMTPEVKDRAFEPFYTTKPIGQGTGLGLSMVYGYIKQAKGYVHIESKPGSGTSVYLYLPVYKGETASVAAEPELATQGMGETILVVEDEPVVRSLVIEVLDDLGYQTLEAGDASEALPIIESAQRIDLLVSDVGLPGMNGRQLAEIARQHRPDLKVLFATGYAESATASDFLGQDMAVITKPFAIDALAAKVREMLGVQAG
- a CDS encoding AraC family transcriptional regulator, producing the protein MNRISTDRDWLARATPSTKMERIEAYFRGHGYTPHRHDTYAIGRTLSGVQSFHYRQSKRHSLPGGTIVLHPDEIHDGEAGTQAGFHYRMLYIEPSLIQEVLGGEPLPFIPGGLSQDARLFSATSRLLYSMESALDPLEEDDAIYDLAQALRFAAGKRCGRKAVDYAAAERARTFIHDALGNAITLDDLVLASDRDRWSLSRDFRGLYGTSPYRYITQRRLAAVRNRLVAGRSLTDAALESGFFDQSHMTRLYTQTYGISPARWLKMLGRR
- a CDS encoding DUF2513 domain-containing protein gives rise to the protein MKRNWDTIREILTRLEDLPDTDSMLDLSDFPEDGRYEYSYHVELLIEAGIVEGQMSRTLGRGPTHFFARRLTWPGHEFLDSIRSDTVWNKTKKTFAAKGIDMTFDLVRSVASDISLALIRGASGV
- a CDS encoding NAD(P)H-quinone oxidoreductase, translated to MSVQTMRHVDHRPGGDADCLRLVEGSIPEPGPHDVLIRVAYAGINRPDVFQRSGSYPPPPDASPLLGLEISGEIVSLGAEVSGRKLGDKVCALTPGGGYAEYCVAPAEHCLPVPAGLSLIEAAALPETCFTVWSNVFERGRLQPGETFLVHGGSSGIGLTAIQLAKQFGATVFTTVGNSEKAEACQRAGADRVINYHEEDFVEAVAQATDGKGVDVILDMVGGDYTPRNLKSLAVEGRLVQIAFLQGSRMELDTSAIMRKRLTFTGSTLRPRSRAEKADIAKALHEKVWPLLDQGLCHPVIHATFPLEEAAEAHRLMESSKHIGKIMLKVEP
- a CDS encoding DUF4145 domain-containing protein, with amino-acid sequence MPWHHPQQIGSRQYTCGHCGNIVASNSGFFSNSSQKIYICTHCDQPTHFDGRNKQYPDVAPGNDVNHLPENLGALYKEARNCVAATAYTGAVLLCRKLLMNIGVEQGAEEGKPFIHYINFLAEQGYIPPNGRGWVDHIRQKGNEATHEIALMTKADCEDLIAFSEMLMKFIYEFPNKIPPR